One Candidatus Synechococcus calcipolaris G9 genomic window carries:
- the nadC gene encoding carboxylating nicotinate-nucleotide diphosphorylase, with translation MAESSLALSPPWLVLEPLVIQWLQEDMGRGDRTTAALDLGDRRGRATLTVKQAGVVAGLPIAAKVFQLLDATAQMVVHFPDGTDCSAGAIAAEIEASLEAILLGERVALNVIMALSGIASLTRTYAQEIADLATQLVDTRKTTPGFRLLEKYATALGGARNHRFGLDDAVMIKDNHILAAGSLTRAVQRVRRSIPLTHTVEVETETLDQVKEALGAGVNIIMLDNMPIERINAAVELIRRHSTAIKIEASGNITLETLRTVALTGVDYISTSGTITRAPWLDWSLTVVPLEELEQSQ, from the coding sequence ATGGCTGAGTCTTCCCTTGCCCTGTCACCTCCCTGGTTGGTTCTTGAACCCTTGGTGATCCAGTGGTTGCAGGAGGATATGGGCCGGGGCGATCGCACCACCGCGGCCTTAGATTTAGGCGATCGCCGGGGTCGGGCAACATTAACGGTTAAGCAAGCGGGTGTGGTCGCCGGTTTACCCATTGCCGCCAAAGTTTTTCAGCTATTGGATGCCACAGCCCAGATGGTGGTACATTTTCCCGATGGAACTGACTGTTCAGCGGGGGCGATCGCCGCCGAAATAGAGGCCTCCCTAGAGGCGATTTTGTTGGGGGAACGGGTGGCTCTAAATGTGATCATGGCCCTCAGTGGCATTGCCAGCCTGACCCGCACCTATGCCCAGGAAATTGCTGATTTGGCAACCCAGCTAGTGGATACCCGCAAAACCACCCCTGGATTTCGCCTCCTGGAAAAGTATGCCACGGCCCTAGGGGGTGCCAGAAATCATCGTTTTGGCCTAGATGATGCCGTAATGATTAAGGATAATCACATCCTTGCCGCCGGAAGCCTGACTAGGGCGGTACAGCGGGTTCGCCGTTCCATTCCCTTGACCCACACCGTTGAGGTGGAAACCGAGACCCTCGATCAGGTCAAAGAAGCCCTAGGGGCAGGGGTCAACATTATTATGCTGGATAATATGCCCATTGAGCGGATAAACGCCGCCGTTGAACTAATTCGCCGCCACTCCACCGCCATTAAAATTGAGGCCTCCGGCAATATTACCCTAGAAACCCTGCGAACGGTGGCCCTGACGGGGGTGGACTATATTTCTACCAGTGGTACAATTACCCGCGCTCCATGGCTAGATTGGAGTTTGACCGTTGTCCCCCTTGAAGAGCTAGAGCAAAGCCAATGA
- a CDS encoding translation initiation factor IF-2, translating into MGFVDLAIADLAADYAVPVEQVCQLCDRLGISYRSPQTRLALEDAKAIILILVESSPSRTQDHDPVNTRPQS; encoded by the coding sequence ATGGGATTTGTTGATTTAGCGATCGCTGATTTGGCGGCGGATTATGCTGTACCCGTAGAGCAGGTCTGTCAACTGTGCGATCGCCTAGGAATTTCCTATCGCAGTCCCCAAACTCGCCTAGCCCTAGAGGATGCTAAAGCCATTATCTTAATTTTGGTGGAATCATCCCCATCCAGGACTCAGGATCATGACCCGGTAAACACAAGACCGCAATCTTAA
- a CDS encoding IS110 family transposase yields MIKMMGIDISRCRASVCLINELPDEPLDWFRQNRDKIIDIYPNREGIEQLLNLGPTHVALEPTGIHYSKIWVNYLSQMGAEILWVGHSQLCSTRKSFRLSGKNDHADALALACYGLQKLDKPKWFLNFDLYSEAYKLRQVCLEINHLERRSVPIMNRIRQQLSHEWPEMAQSRSRGPLWFWIAGEPAKSKRTETIYTRDLAHSIGMGLSDFTRFQAMQWVEIEKRLNRLDAELVELLKNPDYILYRQAMGPFNFSLRIESILLAHIYPFENFLNADGSEIIEWVKGSKGQRSKRNRSQKAFKLFIGIGKVEKSSGESTEWVKGGSKLCRSALWQYIHTMIEIRSHRPKNAIGEELGALCDELKSYRLHGREIQARLYCRTANLLYKAVLSTLRK; encoded by the coding sequence ATGATCAAAATGATGGGTATCGACATAAGCCGATGCCGCGCTTCAGTTTGCCTTATCAACGAATTGCCAGATGAACCGCTTGATTGGTTCAGGCAGAATAGAGATAAAATCATTGACATTTACCCCAACCGTGAGGGCATAGAACAGTTACTCAATTTAGGGCCTACCCATGTAGCCTTAGAGCCTACGGGTATTCACTACAGCAAGATTTGGGTAAATTATTTATCCCAGATGGGTGCGGAAATCCTATGGGTAGGGCATAGCCAACTATGCAGTACCCGAAAGTCATTTAGGTTATCTGGCAAGAATGATCATGCCGATGCCCTTGCCTTAGCTTGCTATGGGTTGCAGAAGTTGGATAAGCCTAAATGGTTTCTCAATTTTGACCTATACAGCGAAGCGTATAAATTGCGGCAAGTTTGCCTAGAAATTAACCACCTGGAACGGCGATCAGTGCCGATCATGAATCGGATCAGACAACAGTTAAGCCATGAATGGCCCGAAATGGCACAATCCCGATCTAGGGGCCCGCTATGGTTCTGGATTGCTGGGGAACCGGCCAAGAGCAAACGTACAGAAACTATCTACACAAGGGACTTGGCCCATTCTATAGGGATGGGATTAAGTGACTTTACCCGCTTCCAGGCTATGCAATGGGTAGAAATTGAGAAACGGCTTAATCGCCTGGATGCTGAGTTAGTAGAACTGCTAAAAAATCCCGATTACATCCTGTATCGGCAAGCCATGGGGCCGTTTAATTTTAGTCTCAGGATTGAGAGCATTCTACTGGCTCACATCTATCCCTTTGAAAATTTCCTTAATGCCGATGGTTCAGAAATCATTGAATGGGTTAAAGGTAGCAAGGGACAGCGTTCTAAGCGTAATCGTAGCCAGAAGGCCTTTAAGCTGTTCATTGGAATTGGCAAGGTTGAAAAATCCAGCGGTGAATCAACGGAGTGGGTAAAGGGAGGCTCTAAGCTGTGTCGTTCTGCCCTATGGCAATATATCCATACCATGATTGAAATCCGATCACATCGCCCTAAGAATGCCATCGGTGAAGAATTGGGGGCCTTGTGTGATGAGTTGAAATCGTACCGACTGCATGGGCGTGAGATACAGGCTAGGCTTTATTGCAGAACCGCTAACCTACTTTACAAAGCCGTGCTATCAACCTTGAGAAAATAA
- the petJ gene encoding cytochrome c6 PetJ, translating into MKRLLTFICLAALTLLFMGNQPAFAADIASGSKVFSANCAACHMGGGNVVMANKTLKKESLEQFGMNSEDAIIYQVQHGKNAMPAFAGRLTDAQIEDVAAYVLDQAAKGWAG; encoded by the coding sequence TTGAAACGACTATTGACATTTATCTGTTTAGCTGCCCTGACCCTCCTATTTATGGGCAATCAACCCGCCTTTGCCGCTGATATTGCCAGTGGTTCCAAGGTGTTTAGTGCCAACTGTGCCGCTTGCCACATGGGGGGCGGAAATGTGGTTATGGCCAATAAAACCCTCAAGAAAGAATCCCTGGAACAATTTGGCATGAACTCTGAAGATGCGATTATTTACCAAGTTCAACATGGTAAAAATGCCATGCCGGCCTTTGCTGGTCGTCTGACCGATGCCCAAATTGAAGATGTGGCAGCCTACGTTCTCGATCAAGCTGCCAAGGGCTGGGCGGGCTAA
- a CDS encoding Coenzyme F420 hydrogenase/dehydrogenase, beta subunit C-terminal domain, which translates to MTARDAHKKAHKKAKALKPQSRRPAKDLCSECGLCDTYYIHYVKEACAFLNQQFDALETQTHGRSRQVENWDDCYFGVHNQMMAARKIDPIAGAQWTGIVSAIAIEMLEKGLVEGVVCVQNTPDDRFQPMPVIARSREEILAARVNKPTLSPNLSVLEQIEQSGLRRLLVIGVGCQIQALRAVEAKLGLEKLYVLGTPCVDNVTRAGLQKFLDTTSRSPDTVVHYEFMQDFRVHFKHEDGSEETVPFFGLKTNQLKDVFAPSCMSCFDYVNGLADLVVGYMGAPFGWQWIVVRNGRGQEMLDLVQDQLETQPVMARGDRHNAVQQSIPAYDKGVTLPMWAAKLMGIVIEKVGPKGLEYARFSIDSHFTRNYLYVKRNYPQKLGDHVPEFAQKIVDQYQLPD; encoded by the coding sequence ATGACCGCACGTGATGCCCATAAAAAAGCCCATAAAAAAGCAAAGGCCCTCAAGCCCCAGAGTCGCCGTCCTGCCAAGGATCTGTGCAGTGAGTGTGGTCTGTGTGACACCTACTATATCCACTATGTGAAAGAGGCCTGTGCCTTTCTAAATCAACAGTTTGATGCCCTAGAAACCCAAACCCATGGGCGATCGCGGCAGGTTGAGAATTGGGATGACTGTTATTTTGGCGTACATAATCAGATGATGGCAGCCCGGAAAATCGACCCCATTGCCGGGGCCCAATGGACGGGAATTGTCAGTGCGATCGCCATTGAAATGCTCGAAAAAGGCTTAGTAGAAGGGGTTGTCTGTGTCCAAAACACCCCGGACGATCGCTTCCAACCCATGCCCGTAATTGCCCGCAGTCGGGAAGAAATTTTAGCCGCCCGCGTCAATAAACCCACCCTATCCCCCAATCTTTCGGTGCTAGAGCAGATTGAACAGTCCGGTCTTCGCCGTCTTTTAGTCATTGGGGTGGGCTGTCAAATTCAGGCATTGCGGGCCGTCGAAGCTAAATTGGGCCTGGAAAAACTCTATGTTCTGGGGACTCCCTGTGTGGACAATGTAACCCGGGCCGGTCTGCAAAAGTTTTTAGATACCACCAGCCGATCGCCGGACACCGTGGTTCACTATGAATTTATGCAGGATTTCCGGGTTCACTTTAAGCACGAAGATGGCTCCGAGGAAACCGTTCCCTTTTTTGGCCTGAAAACCAATCAACTCAAGGACGTGTTTGCCCCCTCCTGCATGAGTTGTTTTGATTATGTCAATGGCCTGGCAGACCTAGTGGTGGGATATATGGGGGCTCCCTTTGGTTGGCAGTGGATTGTGGTTCGCAATGGGCGGGGCCAGGAGATGCTGGATTTGGTTCAGGATCAATTGGAGACCCAGCCTGTCATGGCCCGGGGCGATCGCCACAATGCCGTTCAACAGAGTATCCCTGCCTACGACAAGGGAGTCACCCTACCCATGTGGGCCGCAAAACTCATGGGCATTGTCATTGAAAAGGTGGGGCCCAAGGGGCTAGAGTATGCCCGCTTTTCCATTGATTCCCACTT
- the psbV gene encoding photosystem II cytochrome c-550: MLKQCFWLAVTLILCTWQLFTGTAMAAELTADVLTVPLDSQGATVTLSKDQYDEGKRLFVYACATCHVGGVTKTNPSLDLATETLALANPPRDNISGLVDYMKDPTTYDGETSIAEVHPSLRSADIFPKMRNLTEKDLVAIAGHILVEPKILGDKWGGGKIYY, encoded by the coding sequence ATGCTGAAACAATGCTTTTGGCTAGCGGTTACTCTGATCCTGTGTACATGGCAATTGTTCACGGGAACCGCTATGGCCGCCGAATTAACCGCCGATGTCCTCACTGTACCCCTTGATAGCCAAGGAGCAACAGTCACCCTAAGCAAAGATCAATACGACGAAGGCAAACGCTTATTTGTCTATGCCTGTGCCACCTGTCATGTGGGTGGGGTTACCAAAACCAATCCCAGCTTAGACTTGGCAACGGAAACCCTGGCCCTAGCCAATCCACCCCGGGATAATATTTCTGGTTTGGTGGACTATATGAAAGATCCCACTACCTATGATGGTGAAACCTCCATTGCTGAAGTCCATCCCAGTTTACGCAGTGCGGATATTTTCCCGAAAATGCGTAACTTAACGGAAAAAGATTTGGTGGCGATCGCCGGTCATATCCTGGTGGAACCCAAAATCCTGGGCGACAAATGGGGTGGTGGTAAAATTTACTACTAG
- the psbV2 gene encoding photosystem II cytochrome PsbV2: MTLAHWRRPVHTGPFLFIPFLLGLVLLVTVLWAVIPSSPAQAEGIDGYVLRYLNAAEPVSLPLNPSGDRREFSPEDLTRGKHLFEENCKNCHVGGATLPNPLISLSLKDLQGATPPRDTITSLVAYQRLPMSYDGTEESYWCREVPETWLTTAQLEDLAAFILRAAEKAPGWGIETFQDSAPQ; encoded by the coding sequence ATGACCCTGGCCCATTGGCGGCGGCCGGTTCACACCGGCCCATTTTTGTTTATCCCATTTTTGTTGGGCTTGGTACTGCTTGTGACAGTTTTGTGGGCAGTCATTCCCAGTTCACCCGCCCAAGCAGAAGGTATTGATGGTTATGTCCTGCGCTACCTCAATGCCGCCGAGCCAGTTTCCTTACCCTTAAATCCTTCGGGCGATCGGCGTGAGTTTAGCCCCGAAGACCTCACGAGGGGAAAACATTTGTTTGAGGAAAACTGTAAGAACTGCCATGTGGGGGGAGCCACCCTGCCCAATCCCTTGATTTCTCTTTCATTGAAAGACTTACAAGGGGCAACGCCTCCCCGGGATACCATTACCAGTCTCGTCGCCTACCAACGCTTACCCATGTCCTACGATGGCACGGAGGAAAGCTATTGGTGTCGGGAAGTCCCAGAGACATGGTTGACCACCGCCCAATTGGAAGACTTGGCCGCATTTATTCTACGAGCAGCCGAGAAAGCACCGGGTTGGGGAATCGAAACCTTCCAAGACAGTGCCCCCCAGTGA
- a CDS encoding tyrosine-type recombinase/integrase, with protein MKILRSGQAEPLNPETFLRLYQELKPPHNFILGVTWYCAERVGAVCQLRRANVYDRKGKPLDAVVIPGASRKDRCTREVSVTPKLRKLLIQIPKSDSEWLFPSQLNPKKHIHPDCYKAALSRACKRLGLVGYSSHSARRGAITHLARSGISVRVIQQISGHKSLASVQRYIDFDSIEVRGGLELL; from the coding sequence ATGAAAATTCTACGATCTGGACAAGCTGAACCGTTAAACCCTGAAACTTTTTTAAGGCTTTATCAGGAATTGAAACCGCCCCATAATTTTATTTTAGGGGTGACTTGGTACTGTGCTGAACGGGTTGGGGCCGTTTGCCAACTACGGCGGGCCAATGTTTACGATCGCAAGGGGAAACCCCTAGATGCTGTGGTAATTCCCGGGGCCAGTAGAAAGGATCGGTGTACCAGGGAAGTATCAGTTACCCCTAAACTGCGAAAATTATTAATCCAGATTCCTAAATCTGATTCAGAGTGGCTCTTTCCAAGCCAGTTAAACCCTAAGAAACATATTCATCCTGATTGCTATAAGGCCGCGCTCTCTAGGGCCTGCAAACGATTGGGCCTAGTGGGCTACTCTAGCCATTCTGCTAGACGTGGGGCCATCACTCATTTAGCGCGTTCTGGAATATCTGTTAGGGTCATTCAGCAAATATCGGGACATAAATCCTTGGCCAGTGTCCAGCGGTATATTGACTTTGATTCGATAGAAGTTAGGGGAGGCCTAGAGCTTCTATAG
- a CDS encoding helix-turn-helix transcriptional regulator, giving the protein MGNEDLLTLKMLRQNVGLSQVQLAELLGVRQATISDWERGKTEPTLTPSEMQKLCHLLNCSLAELVEALENIKRIHQING; this is encoded by the coding sequence ATGGGAAATGAAGATTTACTAACTCTAAAAATGTTGCGGCAAAACGTTGGATTGAGTCAGGTACAACTTGCAGAGCTACTGGGAGTTAGGCAAGCAACTATCTCAGATTGGGAACGCGGAAAAACAGAGCCTACGCTTACCCCTTCTGAAATGCAGAAGCTTTGCCATCTTCTAAACTGCTCTCTAGCTGAATTGGTAGAGGCTCTAGAGAATATCAAGCGGATCCATCAGATAAATGGATGA